Genomic segment of Tamandua tetradactyla isolate mTamTet1 chromosome 1, mTamTet1.pri, whole genome shotgun sequence:
CTATGTGTAAAGAATGTCTTTACCCTCCATTTGTCTACAACCTATTTCTGGGATGGTCAGTGCTTCCAATGAAGCTTTTAAAAAGCTGAACCAACTACCAGTCTGAGTTCTTGCTATAaagatcataaaataaaattatatttgcaaatcattatTCAGAATTCTGACTAATGATAGAGGAAAGTGATGATAGCGATAATAAGGCAAACAGGAAAATTGAACAATTTACTAGTCCATAAAGTGGTGACTTTATCTTTAATAAAGAACATAGTATCATTTGCCAAATTATGTGACTTGTTAAATCATTAAAGTGGAAAGAAGATCCTTGTATGTCTGATTATAAGATACTAGCAGGGCAGTAACAATGGTAAGAATCTTCAGTATTGGGTTTTGCTGCTCTTGTATTTTGTCTCAATCTTTTTCTCTTGTCTAAATTAGTACTGTAGTATATGATTACCATAAATTAGGGAGATGAGAATGATGAGTGGGCATCCCCTTAGAAACCCTCCCAAAAAGCAAGGTTTTCCTTGTACTCACTCTTTTCACTCCTTCTGCCAACAGGCTCTGGTTTGACTGGATGCAAAAGGTGTAAGACTAGACTAGGAGATTCAGTGAGAACCCACAGTAGTCTAAGCTCATCCTACTTCAGGGGAAGGGAAATGTGGATAGCTGCCTGGTTCACCTCTGGGGCTAGACCAGTCTGGGGTTACCTCAGAGGTCTGATTTGGTTGGGAATCTCTGAGTATCACTCCCCCAAAGTGAACTGAAATTACTTTCCTGAAGGCTATTCAAGAGGAGTGGGCCACCTCTGACCATTCTGCCTTTCAGACCCCTGTCTTCAGGACTGGCCTGAAGATCAGATATAGGGCCCCCACAGAATATCAGGACTTCTAAAACAAATAGGTGCCTACTGAGGTGATGATGAGACTGACCATGAGATAAGAGTCAATCTGAGAAGTTGCTCCTGTGATAACTGAAGGGAGGAATTCTTCTCTGCAAGATTAGTATTACTAGGGGCCTGTGACAGTCATTTTTGAAACTGGGATAGGCTTTGAGGGAAAGTATACTTACTAGGGAAGTAAGTAGGTAAGAGTTGGAAGGAGGGATAGCAGATTGGACATCCTCAGGGTCAGTGTCTCGGCCATGGGGTCTTATGGCTCCATCGAACCAAGTCCTTCCTCttgccttcctttctccttccttccattcatCACTATTTATTCAGTACTGCTGAGCTTCATGCACCCTGCTAGGTGTTGGTAAACAGACATGATCCCTCACAGAGCTCACAGTTTTTTAAGGAGACTTCCAttaaacaaggaaacaaataagTGGGAACATCTTAGATGTTTGTTCATCTCTGCAATCAAAACTAGCAGGTTTTAAGGTggtaaaaatctaaaaatcttaCTGGCTTAAAAAAATTTCTTGCTATCTACCAGCCTAGATATAAATTGTGCATCTGGGAATAAGTGTTTTATGTTTATTCATCAAACTTCATGTTCTCCATTGGCTGAAATTGTTCTAGGTTCCATTTAATAAGATAATTCTGGCTCTTGgtatccagaagagaagggaaagttcAGTTCTATagaagtgattttatttttttcaaatgtctatGTACATAAAAAAAGCGAAAGATGTTTTCTGTTATCAATTGTCAGTTACGTAGTCTTATTTGTTAAGACTGACTTTAGCTAACTTCTTTTCATATTAAAGCAGGAGCTCCTTCTAGTAAGAAGACTCTCTCTGGGGTCCCAGCACACCTGGTCCCATCCCCAAGGCGCTTGGCGAAACTGCAAGCAGATGGCCAGACAATAGAGCATTTCTCTGGCATGCAGACTCATGCAAAGGTGCTTGAAGATCAGAACCTAGCTCAATCCCAGAACCAAGAATTGGCTCAGGGGGGAGAAACCCATAAAAAAGAGCCTTCACATAATAGTCATGTCAATTCTGAGCCTCCTCAACACTCCAGCTCATCAATACTTGGAATTCCCCAGCAGACCCAAGACTTATCCCCAAACCGGAAGGATGGAGATGTCCAACAATCAGATCTTTCTCCAAAAACATTGTCCAATAAgacatatttttctgaaaatgagaCCCTGTCATCTAAGGTGAAAGCAAGTGAAGCAGGGCCGTCCTCTGCCTCTCCTTCCCAAGCTTCTCCACAGCAGCCCAACTCACTACCAGCCCGCAGCCCTCAGCCGGACCAGGATGTGGAATCGGGGGAGGCCACAACGCCCCCTGCTAAATATTACCCATCTGAACCTTCACAGGGGCCTGGCCCAACTTCCCTCAGCCCTCAGATAACTCAgattgaggaaactgagtcaacCGAACTTCCACCCGACAGTTCTTCTCATCACCGTCCACCAGATCCTTCTCTTGAATCATCTCTGGAAGATTCTCAACAACCTCTAAAGAAAGAAACCCCCCAAGTAGAAGTCCGGGTCAGTACTCCTTACCCAGAATTGCCACATCCACAAGACTTATTAATGAATACAGTGAAGATGCAGGACAGGGAAGACCCCATGTCTTTGCTTCCTCGTAGCCGGCTGGCTCCCACCAGGCTGCCGCAGCCTCAGATGCTCGCTCCCCTCCAGAGTAGGAGGCCCACACCCAAACTCCTCTCACCCAGCAGGGAAGAGGCTTTAGGAACAGCCTCAGATCAAAACATGTCTCCCTCTCCCAGGATTCTTTCCGCTCAGGAAGGAGACACCAGTAAACTTCCTCCCATCAGCCCTCCCCAGACTAAACCTCCAGAGAATCTGGGCCCCAATCCTGCGTCAAATCTTCAGCAAGTCCAGCAAGAGAAAGTCAGTGAGGTGAAACTCCCTCTTATCAGTCCTCCCATCCAGGAACAAGCACCACAGCACAGTCCCAATCTGTCCCGAGAGGAGGAGGCCCAGAAGGTTAAGCTCCCTCTCATTGCCACTCCTTTCAcagaacagcagctgcatcaGAACATAGGGGTTCAGCATAATTCAAGGCCTGCAAAGGAAAGGAATGCTCCTAAAGGAGGCCGCTCCTCCAACAGGAAGATTCCAGATACACTGCCTTCATCCCAAAATCAAGAGTCAATGCAGCAGATgggagctagaaaaaaaaaactccctatGCAAAGTGAGACAGCTAAAGGACCAGCACATCTGAAAAAGGTGCCACCTGGAAGCCATCAGACAGTTTTGCAGATAGAATCACATAGTAAGCAGACTCCCAAAAAGGGCCCTGACCATCATAACCACAGCCCAACTCCCAGCCCTCAGaggaaccagaaaagaaaagtccataaaCAGGAAATCCCTGTGTCACCCCACGCTGCAGCATTGCTTAATGATAGTGAATtacaggaagagaaaagtgaaaCAGTACACCGTTCCAGAAAAAAGGCCCAAACCAGTCTCCCCCAAAATGACCTGGTTCAGAATGTAAGAGTGTCCAGAAAAGGCCCATCTTTGAAAAGAGAGATTTCTGTAAGATTATCTGAAGATAATAAAACTACTCTTAGCCATGACCAACCAATTCTAGAGAGTCAACCTCCACACAAGAGACCTCTCCAGAGCAAAAAGGCATCTTCAGAGTCAGTACAGGACAGCTCTGCTCCTGTGGAACACCCAGTGAGGAAAGAACCAGCTTATAAAAAGGAAAGGTCTCAGAAGATAGCGACTTCTGGGCTCACAGAGCAGGAAAGTATTGTCCCCACCCAGCAGCCTGTCAAAGAGGCACAAGCCCATAGTGGTACCAGTCAGACCAGAGAGAGCTCTGTCCAAAGGGACAATGCAGTTGTTGCTAAACAGCAACCCAAAGAGAGATGGACCCCCAAAAATGGGGGTGTACCACAGGTAAAAAACCCTGCTACTCCCCAGAATCAAATTGCTGAGAAGCAGGGCAACTGGAAAGGAAGACTGCGTGCCAGGGGCAGTCAGAGCACCAAGATTTAACCCATCCTTGGAGCCATCAAGTCATTTACATCTGTGAACCCCTGCAGCTTTGCTGTCACAGAATGAAAAGCATTGGCTCTGTCTCTATGAGATGACACAGTGGCTTTCTCTGTAACTTCAAGTCAGCTCAGGTGGAGCAGCCATGACGTCCAGCCTTTGGAGTCTTAGAAGACAGCCAATCTTTGCACCACTATGCCTCTTTCATGGTTGCCATTATAGCCTGAAAGAGCAACTCCTGCAGAGAGATGCGGCAGCAAGCAGTTCTTCTTTGTTGCAGACTGATAAGGCCGATCTTGAAGATTGGTGTCAGCAAGTAGCCTTTGTGTCCAGACATGAATTCCAACTCTGGCTGAAGcagtgctgtattacattaaatgtTGTTCTATTCTTTAGGAAAATCCACTTCTAGATTAGAAAATTCTCTTATGCCTTTTGCATTATTGAGGGGTTCAGAAGCAAAAAAGAACTCTAAGAAAGGAAGGTTTTGCTCTTTCTGAGTCTTGGTCTCTCCCAGAGACTCCAAATCCACAGTTAATTTGTGGGAATCTTCTGAAGGGAAAGGGACAAGTTCTGTATGTACATGACATTGTGATTGAATGCTTCAGATTTGCATTGGTATATAGTGTCTGAAACTTACTTTTGTTTGAAATGTGTTTTAAACTGAAtaccttccttttctctctgaatAGGAATCTTATGTAAATTAGCCCATTCCTTCGTTATGCCAAACCATCTGGTTGATTCAGTTAAAAGAACTAGTAGGGGAATAAGTGTAGGCaaatcagtttttcatttatatattcaattGTCAGGATTTTGCTTGCCAGTGACAGGAATCAAACATGAGCCAGCTTATGTGAATCTAATAGAGGGGTATAGAATATCTCACAAAGCCAAACTATCACGAGGGCAGAGGAGCAGCTGGGCCTCTCAGAAATTGGGAGCCAGTTTTTGAGCATAACAGGACTCTCATCATCTGGATTTTGTCATCTCCAAGATTCTTGTCACTTCTTGGACTCTTGTCATCCCCAGGACTCCCATCATCTCTAGGATTCTCATCATCTCCAGACTTTTCATCATCTCCTGGACTTTCATTAAATCCAGGACTCTCATCATTTCCAGGATTCTTGACTTCTCCTGGAGTCTTGTCATCTCCAATATTCTCATCATCTCCAAGACTCGCATCATCTCCAGGATTCCAAACATCTCCAGAATTCTCATCATCTCCTTTACGCTATCATTTCACTCCTATCATGTATTGGACTCTCATGATTTCCAGAACTCTCATCATCTCCAGGATTCTCATCACCTCCAGGCTTTTTGTCATCTCCTGAACTCTTATCATCTTCTGGACTTTTGTTATCTCCCTGCCTTTGTCATCTTCTGGACTCCTGTCTAAGACTCTTgtaatttttcatctctttgtttttctccattctgtgttcattttgctttgtataaatgacTGCATAGCGTAGGGAACATGGCCACCAACAGCTCTCAAGATTTCCATCTGGCAGTTCCCACTACTAGAAAGGGATTAACTCTCATGTCCCTTGTtcctaaaattgaaaaataatccCAGGGAAAGGCTCTAATTGGTGCAGCTTGGTCAGGTGCTCATTCTTAAACCAATATATTCTGGCTTGGGGAGAGAGTCACATTTAGACCTGtctattatatatatagatatatacagtagatatagatatagacatatagacatatatagatatagacataTCTTTATCTATGGTCCCAATTTTATGCAGGGAGACTACATTCCCAGAAAAGAGAGAATAATTGTGACCAGAGCAAACAACCCAAGATGTGGCACTTAAAATGTGGCAATATATACTGAGTGCTTACCATGTATACAGCATCATGCTAAGCTATGTTTGGCATCCTGTATTTAAAAACCATAGTTGATGATTAAACTTTCATGTATTTAGTGAGTATTAGTGGTGTGCCAGAAGCGTGTCTGAAGCTGGGACCTGGGAAAATACCAATGATTCCTAGGCGAATACTTTACTTAGGCGTCCAAAGCTAGCTATCAGTATGTTTGACAAATAAACCATGTTCTAACTACCTTTATAAATGTGTCGTATTACACAaaagatgtgtttccacccagtTGTGTCTATgtcaaatgttattttaaatgcaGTAGAGGATATTGAGGTTTTTAAAATCTAAGATGCAGGAGTCCTCTTGTAAAATGAAGAGCCTGTGTGATGCTAATAATTACCCTCCAATTTAAGATTAGGGTAATAAGGTGAATTTTTAAACACATATCacaacttatttttattattagctcATTCATCCAACAAGCATTTTTTGAGCACtttctacatgccaggcactatgGTTGTTGCTAGATATATTGAGATGATGAAGACATTTCAAGGAGTTCACTTTTTGTTAAGGGAGACTGATAGTAGAGTTCATTATGACACCATGTGATTAGGGCAATGGGAGTTCCAAAGCATGTTAGACTATCCCATAGAGAAGGAAACCTGCTTATgtgcttttccagaatgtcatatgaATACCAAGGGAGGATAGCAAATTCAACCTAAAATGAGAGAATTGAATCAGGAAACACTTCCAAAAGAGGTGTTTGGTGAAGTCATCAAGGTTGGCTAATAGCCGTGGGGGAAAGTTTCTCAGAAAAGGCAACAGCATACGCCTAAGCATGGAGAAATGAGCAGGCATAACATGTTCTAAGGATCCAAATGCCAGGAGAGCTGTGGGATTATGTAAAAACAAAGGGCTTTTTGTGCTGTGCTAAAAAGCTTGGAAGCCTGATCTTGTAACAATGAGGAGCCATCGAATAGTTAAATTAGTATCTTGGAGAGATCCATTAGTGGTGGTATAGAGGATAAATTTAAGGAAGGGAAATAGAGGAGGCAGTTAAGAATGGCTGGGAAGCTATTGCTTAGTCTGGGCAGAATGGTAAAAGGCTTGCATTAGGGCAGTGGAGGCAGGATGGACAGATCCAAGTATTTAGATTGGATGTGGGAGGAGGGTAGATTgtaaaagagaggaagaaaataggATAACTACTCATTATCTATTACCTGTTTATGGGGACACTTTAAGAGG
This window contains:
- the LRGUK gene encoding leucine-rich repeat and guanylate kinase domain-containing protein isoform X1; protein product: MATSGKLPQSPRLCSLLGGLYSLRTGAQSISLPSEKENHIFSSPFPMGQKPKGTFHKSSHLLQQLIHRYPESDAEEYEGEVEDEESSESEMLKLEQEEFDGVLREEAVAEALHKLGRSGSGTEQVYLNLTLSGCDLIDISILCGYVHLQKLDLSVNKIEDLSCVSCMPYLLELNASQNKLTTFFNFKPPKNLKNVDFSCNRISEMCDLSSYQALTKLILDSNKIEEIKGLELCINLTHLSLAKNKITTIHGLSMLPIKILCLSYNHIEKITGLEDLKALQSLDLSHNQIASLQGLENHEFLEVINLEDNKVAELGEIECIENLPLLRVLNLLRNPIQEKSEYWLFVIFMLLRLTELDQKKIKVEEKVAAVNKYDPPPEVVAAQDHLTHVVNSMMQPQRIFDSTLPSLDAPYPMLILAGPQACGKRELAHRLCRQFSTYFRYGACHTTRPPYFGEGDRVDYHFISQEIFDEMLNMGRFILTFNYGNHNYGLNRDTVEGIARDGLASCIHMEIEGVRSLKCSYFEPRYILVVPMNKEKYEGYLRRKGLFSRAEIEFAVSRVDLYIKINQKFPGYFDAVINADDLDVAYQKLSQLIREYLGLTEEPAKGLAPSAAGAPSSKKTLSGVPAHLVPSPRRLAKLQADGQTIEHFSGMQTHAKVLEDQNLAQSQNQELAQGGETHKKEPSHNSHVNSEPPQHSSSSILGIPQQTQDLSPNRKDGDVQQSDLSPKTLSNKTYFSENETLSSKVKASEAGPSSASPSQASPQQPNSLPARSPQPDQDVESGEATTPPAKYYPSEPSQGPGPTSLSPQITQIEETESTELPPDSSSHHRPPDPSLESSLEDSQQPLKKETPQVEVRVSTPYPELPHPQDLLMNTVKMQDREDPMSLLPRSRLAPTRLPQPQMLAPLQSRRPTPKLLSPSREEALGTASDQNMSPSPRILSAQEGDTSKLPPISPPQTKPPENLGPNPASNLQQVQQEKVSEVKLPLISPPIQEQAPQHSPNLSREEEAQKVKLPLIATPFTEQQLHQNIGVQHNSRPAKERNAPKGGRSSNRKIPDTLPSSQNQESMQQMGARKKKLPMQSETAKGPAHLKKVPPGSHQTVLQIESHSKQTPKKGPDHHNHSPTPSPQRNQKRKVHKQEIPVSPHAAALLNDSELQEEKSETVHRSRKKAQTSLPQNDLVQNVRVSRKGPSLKREISVRLSEDNKTTLSHDQPILESQPPHKRPLQSKKASSESVQDSSAPVEHPVRKEPAYKKERSQKIATSGLTEQESIVPTQQPVKEAQAHSGTSQTRESSVQRDNAVVAKQQPKERWTPKNGGVPQVKNPATPQNQIAEKQGNWKGRLRARGSQSTKI
- the LRGUK gene encoding leucine-rich repeat and guanylate kinase domain-containing protein isoform X3 gives rise to the protein MATSGKLPQSPRLCSLLGGLYSLRTGAQSISLPSEKENHIFSSPFPMGQKPKGTFHKSSHLLQQLIHRYPESDAEEYEGEVEDEESSESEMLKLEQEEFDGVLREEAVAEALHKLGRSGSGTEQVYLNLTLSGCDLIDISILCGYVHLQKLDLSVNKIEDLSCVSCMPYLLELNASQNKLTTFFNFKPPKNLKNVDFSCNRISEMCDLSSYQALTKLILDSNKIEEIKGLELCINLTHLSLAKNKITTIHGLSMLPIKILCLSYNHIEKITGLEDLKALQSLDLSHNQIASLQGLENHEFLEVINLEDNKVAELGEIECIENLPLLRVLNLLRNPIQEKSEYWLFVIFMLLRLTELDQKKIKVEEKVAAVNKYDPPPEVVAAQDHLTHVVNSMMQPQRIFDSTLPSLDAPYPMLILAGPQACGKRELAHRLCRQFSTYFRYGACHTTRPPYFGEGDRVDYHFISQEIFDEMLNMGVRSLKCSYFEPRYILVVPMNKEKYEGYLRRKGLFSRAEIEFAVSRVDLYIKINQKFPGYFDAVINADDLDVAYQKLSQLIREYLGLTEEPAKGLAPSAAGAPSSKKTLSGVPAHLVPSPRRLAKLQADGQTIEHFSGMQTHAKVLEDQNLAQSQNQELAQGGETHKKEPSHNSHVNSEPPQHSSSSILGIPQQTQDLSPNRKDGDVQQSDLSPKTLSNKTYFSENETLSSKVKASEAGPSSASPSQASPQQPNSLPARSPQPDQDVESGEATTPPAKYYPSEPSQGPGPTSLSPQITQIEETESTELPPDSSSHHRPPDPSLESSLEDSQQPLKKETPQVEVRVSTPYPELPHPQDLLMNTVKMQDREDPMSLLPRSRLAPTRLPQPQMLAPLQSRRPTPKLLSPSREEALGTASDQNMSPSPRILSAQEGDTSKLPPISPPQTKPPENLGPNPASNLQQVQQEKVSEVKLPLISPPIQEQAPQHSPNLSREEEAQKVKLPLIATPFTEQQLHQNIGVQHNSRPAKERNAPKGGRSSNRKIPDTLPSSQNQESMQQMGARKKKLPMQSETAKGPAHLKKVPPGSHQTVLQIESHSKQTPKKGPDHHNHSPTPSPQRNQKRKVHKQEIPVSPHAAALLNDSELQEEKSETVHRSRKKAQTSLPQNDLVQNVRVSRKGPSLKREISVRLSEDNKTTLSHDQPILESQPPHKRPLQSKKASSESVQDSSAPVEHPVRKEPAYKKERSQKIATSGLTEQESIVPTQQPVKEAQAHSGTSQTRESSVQRDNAVVAKQQPKERWTPKNGGVPQVKNPATPQNQIAEKQGNWKGRLRARGSQSTKI
- the LRGUK gene encoding leucine-rich repeat and guanylate kinase domain-containing protein isoform X2 is translated as MATSGKLPQSPRLCSLLGGLYSLRTGAQSISLPSEKENHIFSSPFPMGQKPKGTFHKSSHLLQQLIHRYPESDAEEYEGEVEDEESSESEMLKLEEEFDGVLREEAVAEALHKLGRSGSGTEQVYLNLTLSGCDLIDISILCGYVHLQKLDLSVNKIEDLSCVSCMPYLLELNASQNKLTTFFNFKPPKNLKNVDFSCNRISEMCDLSSYQALTKLILDSNKIEEIKGLELCINLTHLSLAKNKITTIHGLSMLPIKILCLSYNHIEKITGLEDLKALQSLDLSHNQIASLQGLENHEFLEVINLEDNKVAELGEIECIENLPLLRVLNLLRNPIQEKSEYWLFVIFMLLRLTELDQKKIKVEEKVAAVNKYDPPPEVVAAQDHLTHVVNSMMQPQRIFDSTLPSLDAPYPMLILAGPQACGKRELAHRLCRQFSTYFRYGACHTTRPPYFGEGDRVDYHFISQEIFDEMLNMGRFILTFNYGNHNYGLNRDTVEGIARDGLASCIHMEIEGVRSLKCSYFEPRYILVVPMNKEKYEGYLRRKGLFSRAEIEFAVSRVDLYIKINQKFPGYFDAVINADDLDVAYQKLSQLIREYLGLTEEPAKGLAPSAAGAPSSKKTLSGVPAHLVPSPRRLAKLQADGQTIEHFSGMQTHAKVLEDQNLAQSQNQELAQGGETHKKEPSHNSHVNSEPPQHSSSSILGIPQQTQDLSPNRKDGDVQQSDLSPKTLSNKTYFSENETLSSKVKASEAGPSSASPSQASPQQPNSLPARSPQPDQDVESGEATTPPAKYYPSEPSQGPGPTSLSPQITQIEETESTELPPDSSSHHRPPDPSLESSLEDSQQPLKKETPQVEVRVSTPYPELPHPQDLLMNTVKMQDREDPMSLLPRSRLAPTRLPQPQMLAPLQSRRPTPKLLSPSREEALGTASDQNMSPSPRILSAQEGDTSKLPPISPPQTKPPENLGPNPASNLQQVQQEKVSEVKLPLISPPIQEQAPQHSPNLSREEEAQKVKLPLIATPFTEQQLHQNIGVQHNSRPAKERNAPKGGRSSNRKIPDTLPSSQNQESMQQMGARKKKLPMQSETAKGPAHLKKVPPGSHQTVLQIESHSKQTPKKGPDHHNHSPTPSPQRNQKRKVHKQEIPVSPHAAALLNDSELQEEKSETVHRSRKKAQTSLPQNDLVQNVRVSRKGPSLKREISVRLSEDNKTTLSHDQPILESQPPHKRPLQSKKASSESVQDSSAPVEHPVRKEPAYKKERSQKIATSGLTEQESIVPTQQPVKEAQAHSGTSQTRESSVQRDNAVVAKQQPKERWTPKNGGVPQVKNPATPQNQIAEKQGNWKGRLRARGSQSTKI